A segment of the Mercurialis annua linkage group LG4, ddMerAnnu1.2, whole genome shotgun sequence genome:
gttgcaggagatccactctcaggcgacaccggactccccctgaagacggaaagatatgaaggagataccgaatctctaagattcggtaatacactaataaagaccgaatcccacatgatccgccaagagcgcgtcaggtccgggattcggataaacgactaaatatggaaaccttgtcctatttggacacaaacactacatatggaaggataagctctactttaggaagataagactatttaggaagacgttcctaaataggactcttatcagattaaggtagatctcgacaaatcaggagaatccttaagatacggccgaatccctacaaagtaggattcacctacctaatacaactctactaggtatattcgactactataaaaggagcacgaggtatgcctagaatcacaattacattcatatactcaaaacgctgctcaaagctctaaactgactttagcatcggagagttaatcggacaaccaccgtccggttagcttctaccctgttttgcaggttcgctcaccggttcagaaggcagactccatcaattattatagaagaagataaaataataatggttaaataataaactaatgattctaaaattttactttctttgttcaaatcaaattcattagattcttaataaattagAAAGGAGTAAccgtaaaaatttaatataaaataaaaatagtcttactttttttattcaaatcaaattcattaaaattttaataagaaatagtttattttaattagtattctaactctaataattattataatagttttttagttattttttgtttaattattatgtTTAATAAAGTAAAAAGGATATTAacgtaaatttgcctgtccccccccccctccatccgtgcttttatatatagtatagatatatttttaaaataaatttggatAGTCAGATTTGCTAATTTAATAAATAGaattattatattcaaaaaatctcttttctaaTTAGACTAAACAAATAAATTCACATCGGGTCAGATATATTATGGATATAACTGTTTTCAATTCgtaaatttaagtcaaaacatttaaaaatctgTTTACAGAAGAATTTAAGTCAAAACATTTACAGTTACAATTATACAAAAACATTTCTCTCAAATGAAAATATATTCCTTTCAGAAAATCCTGATAACTTGTTGAAATATTGTATGTAAAAAATTTACATCACAGTATCGTGCAGGCCATTTAACAGAAAGGCTTAcccccttaaaaacccctcacctttaacccccaattcgtttgcaccctcacgttgcaaaaccaccaaatatacccaaattacgacctttcactttcaattgcaccctcaatcattaaattgatctcttttcacttgaaaaaataggtttatttttattttaaataaaatattaagtcctattttaaaatatatggtaaaaattaaagtattgctttgaacattttttaagtgaaaagaggtcaatttaatgcttgagggtgcaattgaaagtgaaaggtcgtaatttgggtatatttggtggttttacaacgtgagggtgcaaatgaattgggggtaaaaggtggggggattttaagaGGATAAGCCTAACAGAAAATGCAAAGATTTAAAATCTAATGGAAAGGATTTGAAAAGATTTGTATATAATCTTCACCCCTACTACCGATGTTTATGATTAAGAGAAATTAACTAATAAAAGCCTGACTCAAGATGTGTTGCCCACAACTGCATATTTTCTTCGGACAATAATCAAATTTTGtgatattttttgaaaagaCGAGTTATGCTTAAGCTCTTCTCCTATAAAATCCTTATCAAAGTTCTATCATTTCCATCAACTCTTTGAAACttaatatcaaaaacccaattgTTCTAATTAATGGCTTCAAAAATTGTAGCCTCCACTTCCCTTCTTCTCTCCCTTAATCTTCTATCTTTCGCTCTGGTTAGTTCTACCTATTACCCATCAGAGCCGATGAACTACGCACCCGACTATTCTAGTCATCCATCGTCAACAACACCAAAGGCAATTGACGATGCACCTGATCACTACTCTAGCCACCCAACAATAACAGAGCCAATGAAATACGCACCCGACTATTCTACCCGTCCATCATCAACAACACCAAAGGCAATCGACTATGCACCTGACTATTCCAGCCACCCGACAACAACAGAGCCAATGAACTATGCACCTGACTACTCAAGTAGCCCATACTCTGATTCAGCTAAATGTCCGAGAGATACTCTTAAGTTGGGTGTATGTGTCGGCTTATTGAAAGATTTGTTGAGTGCTACCGTTGGTACCCCACCACATTCGCCTTGCTGTAGCCTAATCGGTGATCTTGTGGATCTTGAAGCTGCCGTTTGCCTTTGCACTACCATCAAAGCTAGCCTCTTGGGCATTAATTTGAATCTTCCGATCAACTTGAGCCTGTTGCTCAACTACTGTGGCAAACAGGTACCCGAAGGATATTATTGTGCATAATAAAAATTGCACTTTACTTCTACTTCTGGAATTGCTAATTGCGTTTCAGGTTCCGAGATTATTTAGCTTGTGCCATTGACATGCtatctaattatttatttgttgtcatctttttttttaattcatttttctgTTAATTGACGGAATTAAGGATTCCTGTCTTCTTCAACATTCACTAGATCTGTATGATGTATTGCTGAATTGAGTTCATTTTCTGTTTGATTTCTATAATTAAACATTTCAATTGCAAATTAATTGTGGATAATTAAGACTCTGTGTAACTATACTATCTCTGCCCATCTAagccaacaaaaacaaaaactaatgtTAATAAATTAGTTGTCCAATGATTTGaccaattataatttttttttatatttaagcatgtgaaatatttttaatatatcattcataatattaaaaatataaaattaaatgaaaattttctaaatttattttttattgatggattcatttaaaaaattatatataaacttATTATTTTGTATACAATGCAACTCGTATTAGTACCGATCTATACATTTATGTGCAATTGTATCCTTTGTTCTCACAGTAATTAACCTGTAAgttgaaaataaattagaagGAGGTAGGATGATAATGGAAGTACTACAgtactattaaataaaatttctaataatTAGAGGCAATATTAAAAAATTCTGCGGTTCATAATCTGAAAATTCGAGTCAAATATCAACTAATGAGTACCATCAATGGCAAGAAagacataaaattattattgattttattaataaaaatgatgGTTACATCAATTGTAATATGCATCCCAAACATTACATGCAAGAATAAGAAAACataaccaaaaaaaaacaaacataaaagaACATGTTGAGTAGACTATTTAGGGTAAATAGAGTGAACTTATGGGCATTGGAATCCTTGAGGAACATTCTTGCCACAGTGGTTAAGGACCAAGCTCAAGTTAATAGGAAGGTTTAAGTTGATGCCTAGGAGACTGGCTTTGATGGTAGTGCAAAGGCATACAGCTGCTTCAAGATCAACAAGATCGCCAATGAGGCTACAGCAAGGTGTTGTTGGTGGCTGACCAATTACAATACCCAACAAACCTTTCAACAAATCCACACATACACCAAGCTTTAGGGTATCCTTTGGGCATTTAGTTGGGCTCGATGATGGGGTTGTTGGTGGGCATGGTTTTGGTGATGGCGGTGGTGGAGATGAGTAGATAGGTGTTGGTGGGGGTGGTGACGGGTAGCTAGGTGTTGGTGGTGGTGGAGATGGGTAGCTAGGTGTTGGTGTTGGTGGAGATGGCGGCGGTGGAGATGGGTAGCTAGGGTGAGGTGTTGGTGGTGGGGGAGATGAATAGCTAGGTGTTGGTGGTGGTGGAGATGCTACATGAGGAGTTGGTGGTGGTGGAGATGAATAGCTAGGTGTTGGTGGTGGTGGCGATGCTACGTGAGGtgttggtggtggtggaggagATGAGTAGCTAGGGTATGGTGGTGGTGGAACCTTTGGTGATGGCGGTGGTGAAGATGGATAGCCAGGGAcatgtggtggtggtggtgattgATCATTGCATGAACAGTGTTCAGGGTTTAGTGGTGGTGATGGGCAGCTAGTAGAGCTAACCAATGTAAAGAAGAGGAGATTGAATGAGAGGAGAAGAGCAGTGAAGGCTACAGAAGTTGAACCCATTTCTCAAGTAAAATGTCTAAAGTTGGGTGATGAAAAATGAAGGAGTTAGCTAGGGTTTTTATACAAGCAGATGAACAGCAAGTTGTCTTATAAAATCTCAACTATGCATGTGAATGATGAGGCATACTTCATTAATCATATGGAATCCAAAAGTGGAGAAGAACTTCAGCTTATATTATAATACATGTTCCAGTCCAACTCTTGCATTAGCTTCTGTTTTGTTGGACTTTAATTGTCCCATGATACCGCCATTCTTCTCCGTCCTCACCATATAAGCGACTTATCTCCACCGCTAGGGAGTTAGCAAATATTCCGTTAAACTAAATTAACCCatctattttgattaattaaataatgattatatattttaattaattaaatctattcagttgatttgattaataaaaattaatcttttGTTCCGTcactgttttaaatttttaaaaattgattaacagaattaattgaatattctatattttaattatgtatatatatgtatatatatatatatatatatatatatgtatatatgtgtatatatgtatatatagaaATCTAGCTTTAATTTATTCTGTTAAcaagattttttaatttattaaatttaattaaaatatttttcaagaCAATATTGCATACTGAAAATTTGCTGGCATATTGTAGTAATAGGCCAGTGTGGGCCTAATCTAATTGGTTAAGGCGTCTTCGAATACATCTGGGTTCAAATTCCGCCTttataattaacatttaataaaatgagattttagTAGTCGGAACTCCATCTTTGTCGAAAAAGATATAATTCGATTTATTGTAATTCGATTTGTGaattttaagtttgattttGACTCTCCTCTGAGTGGATCACTTCAAGTTCAAAATTTCCTAAATTTTTCTCAAGTACACTTATATATTTGACAcctaattaaaatgataaaaatgaaaGGAATTAAATGTCATTTTGCTTAGGTGTTAAAAAtctaaggggccgtttggttcaaggttgggaatgggaatcggaatggggatcggaatgagaaggaatgagaatgattgttttcatttttcatttggTTCAAAACTAgtgtaggaatgggaatggataaaatttaataaaaaaatatttattatttattaaaaatattttttttattttttttaaatattcttttatataaaaaaataaattattttaaaaaattataaaaaaatttaaatttttttaaaaaaagttaaaaaaaattttcaaaaaaattaaaaaaattatttaaattatttaaaaaaaattaaaaaaatattttcgaaaaaattaaaaaaattatttttgaaaaaattataaaaaattattttaaaaaaattaaaaattattttttaaaaaaaatattaaaaaagtttttttttattattttagtatattttttataatatatattttaaaatagttttttaataattatatatgtattattaaaatattttgtaaaattttgattcccatTTTCAAAAGTTCATTCCCATAGGATAAAgggggaatgggtgattcccaTTGAAGGGGTAATCACATTTCCATTCTCTAgtacaatttgacaaaacaaacagaAATAATGGGAATCATTCCCATACCCATTCTCATTCCCTCTTTTTTATGAcaaaccaaacggcccctaagtGTATTTGAAAGAAATGGAGGAAATTTAAACTTGAGGGGAGCCATTCccactttttctttttctttcctcATTCCAATTGAAAAATAACTCATATGAATTGTATAACAATATGATCAGTCTACAGAAATTGGAAAATTCGTAAACAATGCAGCGTAACTAATCCAAGTCTACTAATAAGATGAGAATATTTCCATGTTAAAAGGAtcatcaaaaatatttaatcgaCCCCTCATAGGATTTGATTGGAATTTAACATAATATAGAATGCCAGCCCCAGATATTGACTTCAAAAATCATAAGGAAACGATATAACAGAGATATACCCCTTAACTTCAAGAAATTGACAGCTATAATTGTTTTAGCTGAACAAAAttaatagctattccattcatAGGGAAAGTTTTACTTAAATCTGGTCTGTGATGGTAATTAATAGGCCtatccaattttttattttatttttaacaatgaGGCCTATCCAATTCAGTTAGAGGAATATAAAGAAACAGAAAATTatgagaaaaaagagaaaattttgttaattattttaacatttaattGTATAGctctataattttttaagaatCAGGTAACATTTTTCATGCATAGAATATGTTTGAAATCCAGCAAATTCGAAAATCTCAAAATAATTATGTTTCCTAAACTTTTATAGAactatattttttgaaaattttaaaatataggcAAAATTCATCTTAAAGTTCATATACTTTacgtttattttattttatttctatttgaacttttatttattttatccttCTACCACCAAATATAACTTTAAAAGTTCCCCAATGgacgagaaattcttaggtaaacCAAGTCCACAACGTAGGATTATGAATCATCCATTTAATACGTGACATGTGGCGTGATTATTTATATGAGCCAATTAATAAAAGGCATAATTATTAATGAGTATTTAAtgggttttatttaaaattaatgtgTCTTTTATTAATTGGTTCATGTATGTGTCATGTATTAAATGAATGGTTTATAATCCTACGTGGTGGACTCGTTTCATCTGAGAATTTTTCTCAATGGACATAACCAAAAGAGTGAAATTATGGGcattgaaatatatataaaaactttGTTTATTTCGTATATTtacattttacaattttaagaAAATGATAATAATTCATCCGATTCTAAAAAGTGGACAATGTAACCTTGAATCACGTAATCTTTAGCAATATATATTTAGTGCACGTGTAGTATGCATGCTTGATTTATATAATGTGAAAATACAACTATACAAGTCAAACACCAATAAATACTTATCATTgtaaaaaagataaagaaatattaatgattttattattaaaatgatggtgACATGATTACATGAACATCAACATCCCAAACAACATTACAtgcaaaaaggaaaaacattacagaaaattaaaaaaatagcagAGTAGAACTATTTTAAGGTAACTTGGGGTGAATTTATGAGCACTGGAATCCTTGGGGAAGCTTCTTGCCACAGTGGTTAAGCAACAAACTCAAGTTAATAGGAAGGTTTAAGTTAATGCCTAAGAGACTGGCTTTGATAGTAGTGCAAAGACAAACAGCAGCTTCAAGATCAACAAGATCGCCGATGAGGCTACAGCAAGGTTTCGTTGGTGGCTGACCAATTACTATACCCAACAAACCTTTCAGCAAATCCACGCATACACCAAGCTTTAGTGTATCTTTTGGACATTTAGTTGGGCTCGATGATGGGGGTGGTGGTGGGTATGGTTTTGGTGATGGCGGTGGTGGAGATGACTTGTAAGGTGTTGGTGGCGGTGGAGATTTGTAGCTAGGATGAGGTGTTGGTGGTGGTGGAGATGACTTGTAAGGTGTTGGTGGCGGTGGAGATTTGTAGCTAGGATGAGGAGTTGGTGGTGGTGGAGATGATTTGTAAGGTGTTGGTGGCGGTGGAGATTTGTAGCTAGGGTGAGGTGTTGGAGGTGGTGGAGATGATTTGTAAGGTGTTGGTGGCGGTGGAGATTTGTAGCTAGGGTGAGGTGTTGGTGGTGGTGGAGATGATTTGTAAGGTGTTGGTGGCGGTGGAGATTTGTAGCTAGGGTGAGGTGTTGGAGGTGGTGGAGATGATTTGTAAGGTGTTGGTGGCGGTGGAGATTTGTAGCTAGGGTGAGGTGTTGGTGGTGGTGGAGATGACTTGTGGTGAGGTGGTGGGACCTTGGGTGATGGTGGCGGTGGAGATTTGTGAGGTGGTTTGACTTTTGGGGGTGGTGGTGAATGATCATGACATGCACAGTCTTTAGAGGCAGTAGAGCTG
Coding sequences within it:
- the LOC126679217 gene encoding 14 kDa proline-rich protein DC2.15-like — its product is MASKIVASTSLLLSLNLLSFALVSSTYYPSEPMNYAPDYSSHPSSTTPKAIDDAPDHYSSHPTITEPMKYAPDYSTRPSSTTPKAIDYAPDYSSHPTTTEPMNYAPDYSSSPYSDSAKCPRDTLKLGVCVGLLKDLLSATVGTPPHSPCCSLIGDLVDLEAAVCLCTTIKASLLGINLNLPINLSLLLNYCGKQVPEGYYCA
- the LOC126676933 gene encoding pEARLI1-like lipid transfer protein 2, whose protein sequence is MGSTSVAFTALLLSFNLLFFTLVSSTSCPSPPLNPEHCSCNDQSPPPPHVPGYPSSPPPSPKVPPPPYPSYSSPPPPPTPHVASPPPPTPSYSSPPPPTPHVASPPPPTPSYSSPPPPTPHPSYPSPPPPSPPTPTPSYPSPPPPTPSYPSPPPPTPIYSSPPPPSPKPCPPTTPSSSPTKCPKDTLKLGVCVDLLKGLLGIVIGQPPTTPCCSLIGDLVDLEAAVCLCTTIKASLLGINLNLPINLSLVLNHCGKNVPQGFQCP
- the LOC126676930 gene encoding extensin-like isoform X2, with translation MGSKSVATAALLLSLNLLFFTLVSSTASKDCACHDHSPPPPKVKPPHKSPPPPSPKVPPPHHKSSPPPPTPHPSYKSPPPPTPYKSSPPPPTPHPSYKSPPPPTPYKSSPPPPTPHPSYKSPPPPTPYKSSPPPPTPHPSYKSPPPPTPYKSSPPPPTPHPSYKSPPPPTPYKSSPPPPTPYKSSPPPPSPKPYPPPPPSSSPTKCPKDTLKLGVCVDLLKGLLGIVIGQPPTKPCCSLIGDLVDLEAAVCLCTTIKASLLGINLNLPINLSLLLNHCGKKLPQGFQCS
- the LOC126676930 gene encoding extensin-like isoform X1 — protein: MGSKSVATAALLLSLNLLFFTLVSSTASKDCACHDHSPPPPKVKPPHKSPPPPSPKVPPPHHKSSPPPPTPHPSYKSPPPPTPYKSSPPPPTPHPSYKSPPPPTPYKSSPPPPTPHPSYKSPPPPTPYKSSPPPPTPHPSYKSPPPPTPYKSSPPPPTPHPSYKSPPPPTPYKSSPPPPTPHPSYKSPPPPTPYKSSPPPPSPKPYPPPPPSSSPTKCPKDTLKLGVCVDLLKGLLGIVIGQPPTKPCCSLIGDLVDLEAAVCLCTTIKASLLGINLNLPINLSLLLNHCGKKLPQGFQCS